From Vitis vinifera cultivar Pinot Noir 40024 chromosome 14, ASM3070453v1, a single genomic window includes:
- the LOC100241200 gene encoding asparagine synthetase [glutamine-hydrolyzing] 1 has protein sequence IFSFFVRLFAVVDDIFCLFQGHIENVALLKQQYGLNKTTNEVIIVIEAYRTLRDRGPYPADQVVRDLHGKFAFVLYDSSNRTAFLAADADESVPFFWGVDSEGHLVLSDDEETVKKGCGKSFAPFPKGCFFTTSGGLRSFEHPLNELRAEPRVDSSSQMCGANFKVDVEAKKESGMARVGSAANWSTHY, from the exons atcttctctttttttgtCAGATTGTTTgcagttgtggatgatatattCTGCTTGTTTCAAGGACATATTGAGAATGTTGCTCTTCTTAAGCAACAGTATGGGTTAAACAAAACAACAAATGAGGTGATCATTGTCATAGAAGCTTATAGGACTCTGAGAGATAGAGGTCCATATCCTGCAGATCAAGTTGTGAGAGATCTCCATGGGAAATTTGCATTTGTTCTCTATGACAGCTCTAACAGAACTGCATTTCTAGCTGCT GATGCTGATGAGAGTGTTCCCTTCTTCTGGGGAGTAGATTCTGAAGGCCATCTTGTTCTTTCTGATGATGAAGAGACTGTGAAGAAGGGCTGCGGGAAATCTTTTGCTCCATTTCCTAAAG GATGCTTCTTTACAACCTCTGGAGGTTTGAGGAGTTTTGAGCACCCGCTAAATGAGTTAAGGGCAGAGCCACGGGTGGATAGTTCTAGCCAGATGTGTGGTGCAAATTTCAAGGTGGATGTTGAAGCCAAGAAGGAGAGTGGCATGGCTAGAGTTGGGAGTGCTGCAAACTGGTCCACACACTACTGA
- the LOC104881531 gene encoding protein FAR1-RELATED SEQUENCE 5 codes for MMQSVKEKTIKREFEVKEEDVVNDDAFIGATYDLGGNGLKQKVLKGISDEEVYKLQFDRIDEAETFYNMLARVAGFSIRKDDLKRDKNGDIISRKWVCSREGQRATKFIENDKRQREPRSLTRVGCEAAFRVGLNRKDGKWIVKEFIGDHNHNLVDAINTQFLRSHRTISNPDKAQVDVLRKVGVKTTQIMDYMVKQSGGHEHVGFTQKDIYNHVDAMRRSEIKDGDAEAALAYLCGKAKMDSSFFYKFNIDEESRLANLFWADSTA; via the coding sequence ATGATGCAATCGGTGAAGGAGAAAACAATCAAGCGGGAGTTTGAAGTGAAGGAGGAGGACGTCGTCAATGACGATGCATTTATCGGTGCCACTTACGACCTGGGTGGAAACGGTTTGAAACAGAAGGTGTTGAAGGGTATTTCAGATGAAGAAGTCTACAAATTGCAATTCGATCGCATAGATGAGGCTGAAACATTTTACAACATGTTAGCTAGAGTAGCCGGATTTAGTATTCGAAAAGATGATTTGAAGCGAGACAAGAATGGAGATATAATATCTCGAAAGTGGGTGTGTTCTAGAGAAGGGCAGCGAGCGACaaagtttattgaaaatgacaagCGACAGCGTGAGCCACGATCATTGACTAGGGTTGGATGTGAAGCTGCATTTCGTGTAGGCTTGAATAGGAAAGATGGAAAGTGGATTGTAAAGGAATTTATAGGAGATCATAATCATAATTTGGTCGATGCTATCAACACACAATTCCTTCGGTCTCATCGAACAATAAGTAATCCCGATAAGGCACAAGTTGATGTTTTGCGTAAAGTAGGTGTTAAAACCACACAAATTATGGACTATATGGTAAAACAATCAGGGGGACATGAGCACGTCGGTTTCACACAAAAAGATATATACAATCACGTTGATGCAATGCGTAGAAGTGAAATTAAAGACGGTGATGCAGAAGCGGCATTGGCTTATTTGTGTGGAAAGGCAAAAatggattcttcatttttttataaattcaacatTGATGAAGAAAGTCGACTAGCAAATTTGTTTTGGGCTGATTCAACTGCTTGA
- the LOC132255059 gene encoding protein FAR1-RELATED SEQUENCE 5-like → MDYACFGDVLAFDTTYRTNAYKKPLVVLVGVNHHHQTVVFGCALLIDESVGTYEWVLETFLEAMMNKRPISVVTDGDKAMRKAIKKVLPDTCHRLCSWHLQRNAFTNVHMKDFSSIFARCMFMRGNEEEFEKVWHEMVANLGLNENRWVTEIYGKRKRWAEAYLRGNFFGGMRTTQRCESMNAYLNRFLKIRLRLYEFVQQFDRAILRIRQNEAKAEFESNNSSPVLSTKLAILENHAATVYTKESFLKFREEMKNAELFFVVGVVSDHSMRAYTLSKFRHPNLNWEVQFCPDIVTLKCSCMMFESIGIPCCHMVVVMKVEHLEEIPQSCIMKRWTKLAKVYTRSVPVNETDNNMDRFVRYGSLSSMCNKLSYFASDTSSSFIEAKNEIQNLTARMEELYNYNLKGKKITSDGATGTNQVRDPNIVKTKGNPGKVAMNVQKGRRCSRCKRVGHTIRKCPEATTLKMLSRVIWYVIFNTNCP, encoded by the coding sequence ATGGATTATGCGTGTTTTGGAGATGTCCTAGCATTTGACACAACCTATAGGACAAATGCCTATAAAAAGCCTCTAGTAGTGTTGGTCGGTGTTAATCATCACCATCAAACTGTTGTATTTGGTTGTGCGTTATTGATAGATGAAAGTGTTGGGACATATGAATGGGTGTTGGAGACATTTCTTGAAGCCATGATGAATAAGAGACCCATATCTGTTGTAACCGATGGGGATAAAGCTATGCGTAAGGCAATTAAAAAAGTATTACCTGATACGTGTCATCGATTGTGTTCATGGCATTTGCAACGAAATGCATTCACGAATGTGCATATGAAGGACTTCTCAAGCATATTTGCAAGGTGCATGTTCATGCGTGGGAATGAAGAAGAATTCGAAAAGGTTTGGCATGAAATGGTTGCAAATTTGGGACTTAATGAGAATCGTTGGGTGACCGAGATATATGGGAAACGTAAAAGATGGGCAGAGGCGTATTTACGTGGAAATTTCTTTGGAGGGATGAGAACCACACAAAGGTGTGAGAGTATGAATGCATATCTAAATAGATTCTTAAAAATTCGCTTGCGACTGTATGAGTTTGTACAACAATTTGATAGAGCCATACTGAGAATACGGCAAAACGAGGCAAAGGCAGAGTTCGAGTCGAACAATTCTTCACCCGTGCTTTCAACCAAACTAGCCATACTTGAAAATCATGCTGCGACGGTATACACAAAAGAATCTTTCCTTAAATTTCGTGAGGAGATGAAAAATGCTGAGTTATTCTTTGTGGTTGGTGTTGTAAGTGATCATTCAATGCGGGCATACACATTATCTAAGTTTAGACACCCGAACTTAAATTGGGAAGTACAATTTTGCCCGGATattgtaacattaaaatgctcATGCATGATGTTTGAGTCAATTGGCATCCCATGTTGCCACATGGTGGTGGTTATGAAGGTGGAGCATTTGGAAGAGATTCCTCAGTCATGTATTATGAAGAGGTGGACAAAGTTAGCAAAGGTGTATACAAGATCAGTACCAGTGAATGAGACGGATAACAACATGGATCGGTTTGTACGATATGGTTCATTGAGTTCGATGTGCAACAAGCTCTCCTACTTTGCGTCAGATACGTCATCTTCATTTATAGAGgccaaaaatgaaatacaaaatttgaCGGCGAGAATGGAGGAACTCTATAACTATAAtttgaaagggaagaaaataacATCAGATGGAGCGACAGGTACTAACCAAGTTCGTGATCCAAATATTGTGAAGACTAAAGGGAATCCAGGCAAAGTGGCAATGAATGTTCAAAAGGGAAGACGATGCAGTCGTTGTAAAAGAGTGGGTCACACAATTCGAAAGTGTCCAGAAGCTACAACCCTCAAAATGCTCAGCCGGGTTATATGGTATGTCATATTCAATACAAATTGCCcctaa
- the LOC109123931 gene encoding uncharacterized protein LOC109123931 has product MHDECPGHWYLCVIDFKNSHTQILDSLQSKNRDKFRFQSVKTVVEFCQTFFKLSDIGKDVFQFSIDWAPSIPTQENGWDCGVHVIRHMQRFKNGDPMTSSDFCNSMKIRREIACDLVLHEGNREKQTIVAIVCTKTSTRAMKKLLL; this is encoded by the exons ATGCATGACGAATGCCCTGGTCATTGGTATCTGTGCGTCATTGACTTCAAAAACTCTCATACCCAAATTTTGGACTCATTACAATCGAAGAATCGAGACAAGTTCCGGTTTCAGAGTGTCAAAACAGTG GTTGAATTTTGTCAAACGTTCTTCAAACTATCTGACATAGGGAAAGATGTCTTCCAATTCTCCATTGATTGGGCTCCTTCGATTCCGACCCAAGAGAATGG gtGGGACTGTGGAGTGCATGTCATTAGACATATGCAGAGATTCAAAAATGGTGATCCGATGACGAGCTCCGACTTTTGTAATTCTATGAAAATACGTCGAGAAATAGCATGTGATTTAGTTTTACACGAgggaaatagagaaaaacaaaccattgtGGCTATTGTTTGTACAAAGACGTCGACACGagcaatgaaaaaattattattatga